A single region of the Enterococcus mundtii genome encodes:
- the recA gene encoding recombinase RecA — protein sequence MADDRKAALDAALKKIEKNYGKGSIMKLGEKIDQQISTIPSGSLALDVALGIGGYPRGRIIEVYGPESSGKTTVALHAIAEVQKNGGTAAFIDAEHALDPQYAQKLGVNIDELLLSQPDTGEQGLEIADALVSSGAVDIVVIDSVAALVPRAEIDGEMGDSHVGLQARLMSQALRKLSGSINKTKTIAIFINQIREKVGVMFGNPEITPGGRALKFYATIRLEVRRAEQLKQGTDIVGNRTKIKVVKNKVAPPFKIAEVDVMYGLGISQEGELLDMAVEKDIVDKSGAWYSYKEDRIGQGRENAKIYMSNHPEMMAEVSTLVRAAYGIGEPVDAPEEAQEELPLDE from the coding sequence TTGGCAGATGATCGTAAAGCAGCCTTAGATGCTGCATTGAAAAAAATTGAAAAGAACTATGGGAAAGGTTCGATCATGAAACTGGGCGAAAAAATCGACCAACAAATCTCGACAATTCCAAGTGGTTCTCTTGCACTAGATGTTGCTTTAGGGATAGGTGGCTATCCTCGTGGACGGATCATTGAAGTCTACGGTCCAGAAAGTTCAGGTAAAACAACGGTTGCACTTCATGCAATCGCAGAAGTCCAAAAAAATGGTGGGACTGCCGCCTTTATTGATGCGGAACATGCCTTAGATCCACAATATGCCCAAAAATTAGGGGTAAATATCGATGAATTACTCCTTTCTCAACCGGATACAGGAGAACAAGGATTAGAAATCGCTGATGCTTTAGTATCAAGTGGTGCAGTAGATATTGTCGTTATCGACTCAGTAGCAGCTTTAGTACCACGTGCAGAGATCGACGGTGAGATGGGTGACTCACACGTAGGGTTACAAGCTCGTTTGATGTCTCAAGCCTTACGTAAACTGTCAGGATCGATCAACAAAACAAAAACGATCGCGATTTTCATCAACCAAATTCGTGAAAAAGTTGGCGTGATGTTCGGTAATCCAGAAATCACACCAGGAGGACGTGCGCTGAAGTTCTATGCAACGATCCGTTTGGAAGTACGTCGTGCTGAACAATTGAAACAAGGAACGGACATTGTCGGTAACCGTACAAAGATCAAAGTCGTAAAAAATAAAGTAGCGCCACCATTCAAAATCGCTGAAGTCGATGTCATGTATGGCTTAGGTATCTCTCAAGAAGGCGAGCTATTGGATATGGCAGTTGAAAAAGATATCGTTGACAAGAGTGGTGCATGGTATTCTTACAAAGAAGATCGCATTGGTCAAGGTCGTGAAAACGCGAAAATCTATATGTCAAATCATCCAGAGATGATGGCTGAAGTATCTACATTAGTGCGTGCAGCTTATGGCATCGGTGAACCAGTTGATGCACCAGAAGAAGCACAAGAAGAATTACCACTAGATGAATAA